A genomic window from Sanguibacter antarcticus includes:
- a CDS encoding ABC transporter ATP-binding protein: MATVTFDHASRVYPGTERPAVDQLNLHVEDGEFLVLVGPSGCGKSTSLRMLAGLEDVNAGRILIGDRDVTDVQPKDRDIAMVFQNYALYPHMSVADNMGFALKIAGKPKAEIRSRVEEAAKILDLSEYLDRKPKALSGGQRQRVAMGRAIVRQPQVFLMDEPLSNLDAKLRVQTRTQIASLQRRLGVTTVYVTHDQTEALTMGDRIAVLKDGLLQQVGTPREMYDAPQNVFVAGFIGSPAMNLGTFAIDNGVAQIGQARIPISRSAVAGMTAEDNGRVTLGFRPEALDIVDASDPSAIPIEVNIVEELGSDAYVYGTLKADLQGGDLSSAGAGDHEVIVRINPRTAPAKGERIHVAIRAGQEHVFSASSGLRLDSI, encoded by the coding sequence ATGGCTACAGTTACTTTCGACCACGCGAGCCGCGTCTACCCCGGGACCGAGCGCCCCGCCGTCGACCAGCTCAACCTCCACGTCGAGGACGGCGAGTTCCTCGTTCTCGTCGGCCCCTCTGGCTGTGGAAAGTCGACCTCCCTGCGCATGCTCGCAGGTCTTGAGGACGTCAACGCGGGCCGGATCCTCATCGGCGACCGCGACGTCACAGACGTCCAGCCCAAGGACCGCGACATCGCGATGGTCTTCCAGAACTACGCGCTGTACCCGCACATGTCCGTCGCGGACAACATGGGCTTCGCCCTGAAGATCGCCGGCAAGCCGAAGGCCGAGATCCGCTCTCGCGTCGAAGAGGCCGCCAAGATCCTCGACCTCAGCGAGTACCTCGACCGCAAGCCGAAGGCCCTCTCCGGTGGCCAGCGTCAGCGTGTCGCGATGGGCCGTGCGATCGTCCGCCAGCCCCAGGTCTTCCTCATGGACGAGCCGCTGTCGAACCTCGACGCCAAGCTCCGCGTCCAGACCCGTACGCAGATCGCGTCGCTGCAGCGCCGCCTCGGCGTCACGACGGTCTACGTCACGCACGACCAGACCGAGGCGCTCACCATGGGAGACCGCATCGCGGTCCTCAAGGACGGCCTCCTCCAGCAGGTCGGTACGCCGCGCGAGATGTACGACGCGCCGCAGAACGTCTTCGTCGCAGGCTTCATCGGCTCCCCCGCCATGAACCTCGGCACGTTCGCCATCGACAACGGCGTCGCGCAGATCGGTCAGGCACGCATCCCGATCTCCCGCAGCGCCGTCGCCGGCATGACGGCAGAGGACAACGGCAGGGTCACGCTCGGCTTCCGCCCCGAGGCGCTCGACATCGTCGACGCTTCTGACCCGTCGGCCATCCCGATCGAGGTCAACATCGTCGAGGAGCTCGGCTCCGACGCGTACGTGTACGGCACGCTCAAGGCCGACCTCCAGGGTGGCGACCTCAGCTCCGCCGGGGCCGGCGACCACGAGGTCATCGTGCGCATCAACCCGCGCACCGCACCGGCCAAGGGCGAGCGCATCCACGTCGCGATCCGTGCAGGCCAGGAGCACGTCTTCTCTGCGAGCAGCGGTCTCCGGCTCGACAGCATCTGA
- the otsB gene encoding trehalose-phosphatase, whose protein sequence is MSLESVQSAVARFVEQARAGADEGPVLIATDFDGVLAPLGDDPSASRPTVAAAAALVRLARLPHERLRLALVSGRHLETLAQLALAPSGTILVGSHGAERGEIRQDPSEDSSTRLPDVERAPFDLVPEQEALLRDVTTGLDEIVENVDGAWVERKPSAAVLHTRLSTETDAETVSTRAVALGERLGAHVMSGKNVVEIAVVETSKGEALLALREELGATVVFYMGDDVTDERAFAVLGADDLTVKVGSGETAALVRVADTDEAADLLADLADALEHALA, encoded by the coding sequence ATGTCGCTCGAGTCTGTCCAGTCAGCCGTCGCCCGCTTCGTCGAGCAGGCGAGGGCCGGTGCCGACGAGGGGCCGGTCCTCATCGCGACCGACTTCGACGGGGTGCTCGCTCCGCTCGGCGACGACCCGTCGGCGTCCCGTCCCACCGTGGCAGCGGCGGCCGCGCTCGTCCGGCTCGCACGGCTGCCGCACGAGCGCCTGCGGCTCGCGCTCGTCTCGGGACGCCATCTCGAGACGCTCGCTCAGCTCGCGCTCGCTCCGTCGGGCACGATCCTCGTGGGGAGCCACGGGGCCGAGCGCGGCGAGATCCGCCAGGACCCGAGCGAGGACTCGAGCACCCGGCTGCCCGACGTCGAGCGGGCTCCGTTCGATCTCGTCCCTGAGCAGGAGGCCCTCCTCAGGGATGTCACGACCGGGCTCGACGAGATCGTCGAGAACGTCGATGGCGCCTGGGTCGAGCGCAAGCCGTCCGCCGCGGTCCTGCACACGCGTCTGTCCACGGAGACCGACGCCGAGACCGTGTCTACGCGGGCGGTCGCCCTCGGTGAGCGGCTCGGTGCCCATGTGATGAGCGGCAAGAACGTCGTCGAGATCGCGGTCGTCGAGACGTCCAAGGGCGAGGCTCTCCTCGCGCTCCGCGAGGAGCTGGGTGCCACGGTCGTCTTCTACATGGGCGACGACGTCACGGACGAGCGGGCGTTCGCCGTCCTCGGTGCAGACGACCTCACGGTCAAGGTGGGCTCGGGAGAGACCGCCGCCCTCGTCCGCGTCGCCGACACCGACGAGGCCGCAGACCTCCTCGCCGACCTCGCCGACGCTCTCGAGCACGCGCTCGCCTGA